In Gallaecimonas xiamenensis 3-C-1, the following proteins share a genomic window:
- a CDS encoding DUF6882 domain-containing protein, translating to MTETLAEEKWIAQVTESHNYLTDRQDELVAQYKLGEHKRFDWDQDTGSLVFSNDGVVAVIAKVQFVGSVSTTSNTWLWSWANSTVRDNVKDQMHIVRDFGERSGFAALTTDKWEADEVDGWEMTSITAWLLNAKGAYRTPSENGFTYMVITEIQWANNE from the coding sequence ATGACTGAAACACTAGCCGAAGAAAAGTGGATAGCACAGGTAACTGAGTCTCATAATTACCTTACTGATCGCCAAGATGAACTTGTGGCTCAGTATAAGCTTGGAGAGCACAAGCGATTTGACTGGGACCAGGATACTGGTTCTCTGGTATTTTCAAATGACGGTGTGGTCGCTGTCATCGCTAAAGTGCAGTTCGTTGGGTCGGTATCAACGACATCAAATACCTGGCTTTGGTCATGGGCCAACTCAACTGTCCGAGATAATGTTAAAGATCAAATGCACATCGTTCGCGATTTTGGGGAAAGGTCTGGTTTCGCTGCACTCACGACCGATAAGTGGGAGGCCGACGAAGTAGATGGTTGGGAAATGACATCAATCACAGCTTGGCTACTGAATGCCAAAGGGGCGTATAGAACACCATCCGAAAATGGTTTTACCTATATGGTAATTACGGAAATTCAGTGGGCCAATAACGAGTAG
- a CDS encoding DMP19 family protein → MEDANSKWFDFSLKAVDRLNSMDGDWQRLSGVEQELAALWKLEADMNNGGFVQFFCNWGFDCYQFSRRALNNIQAYDALKIIEKEFAIIDAVFARYKNELKEYWDIPRYLEEGEIEELNRLDEEFWGYPDDISQLGLGFYKA, encoded by the coding sequence ATGGAAGACGCCAACAGTAAATGGTTCGATTTTTCGTTAAAAGCGGTCGATAGACTAAACTCGATGGATGGGGATTGGCAAAGGCTATCTGGCGTTGAACAAGAGCTCGCTGCTTTGTGGAAACTAGAAGCGGATATGAATAATGGCGGTTTTGTTCAGTTTTTCTGTAACTGGGGTTTTGATTGTTACCAGTTTTCTAGAAGAGCCCTAAATAATATTCAAGCTTATGATGCTTTAAAAATAATTGAAAAAGAGTTTGCCATCATTGATGCTGTTTTCGCTAGGTATAAAAATGAACTGAAAGAGTATTGGGATATCCCAAGATATCTTGAAGAGGGCGAGATAGAGGAATTGAATAGGTTGGATGAAGAGTTTTGGGGGTATCCTGATGATATTAGCCAACTGGGGCTTGGGTTTTATAAAGCATGA
- a CDS encoding DUF5713 family protein → MPITNSKIKSYDFLSGMYRDSYFPDFLVDKIRGVLIDLCEKIEAQLPETPEALFLLTHSATESINDLGEEFEENGSELETEAREVMAENFDFIVKAYGFPDVDIEDVIAPREW, encoded by the coding sequence GTGCCAATAACAAACAGTAAAATTAAAAGCTATGATTTTCTTTCTGGAATGTACCGAGATAGCTACTTCCCAGATTTTTTAGTCGATAAAATCAGAGGGGTCCTTATTGATCTATGTGAGAAGATTGAAGCCCAGCTACCTGAAACACCAGAAGCCCTGTTCCTACTGACTCATTCTGCAACAGAGAGCATAAATGATTTAGGGGAAGAGTTTGAGGAAAATGGTAGCGAATTGGAGACAGAAGCTAGAGAAGTCATGGCCGAAAACTTTGACTTCATAGTAAAGGCTTATGGTTTCCCAGATGTAGACATTGAAGATGTAATTGCACCCAGGGAATGGTAG
- a CDS encoding cysteine hydrolase family protein, which produces MKAALLVVDVQNGVFGPSNPPHLSEEVIVNINQLLDYAISSEIKIVFIQHQIPGVLEPENDSWQLFSGLTVTDSSSKIRKASPDAFYGTDLKEVLDASGIEHVIICGYSTDFCIDRTAFSAASKGYKVTLIEDAHTTHNKPHLDATAIIAHHNFTLSKHPNIALVATVSLTSG; this is translated from the coding sequence ATGAAAGCAGCCCTTTTGGTTGTTGATGTACAGAATGGGGTCTTCGGTCCGAGCAACCCACCACATTTATCTGAAGAAGTCATCGTCAACATTAATCAGTTACTGGATTACGCTATTTCATCTGAAATTAAAATAGTGTTTATACAGCATCAAATTCCAGGTGTACTGGAGCCAGAGAATGATTCATGGCAATTGTTTTCAGGTTTAACAGTCACTGATTCAAGCTCAAAAATTCGCAAAGCTTCTCCAGATGCATTCTATGGTACCGATCTGAAAGAAGTTTTAGATGCAAGTGGAATAGAGCATGTCATCATTTGCGGATATTCAACAGACTTTTGTATAGACAGAACGGCGTTTAGTGCGGCAAGCAAGGGTTACAAAGTTACTCTGATAGAGGATGCCCATACAACACATAACAAGCCTCATTTGGATGCTACAGCAATTATTGCTCACCATAACTTTACGCTTTCTAAGCATCCCAATATCGCATTGGTAGCTACGGTATCACTAACTTCGGGTTAG